Proteins from one Faecalibacterium sp. I3-3-33 genomic window:
- a CDS encoding DMT family transporter gives MTNQTKNSMLLMLCALIWGTAFVAQSAGSGMGAFSFLAGRSWMAVLVLIPTVKAFDALHHRQGRPDGKPKTTAERKLLLKAGLVCGTLLFLASAAQQLGITLDPSTAKAGFLTAMYVVLVPVFGLFLGRKGSAQLWVSMAIAVVGLYLLCMKDGFGSIQSSDWLLLLCAVLFSFQIMAVDHFSPQMDGVRLSLVEFFVVSVESTVAAFLFEQPAMAEFVAFAGPILYCGVMSSGVAYTLQILGQRDLNPAVASLIMCLESVFSALGGWLLLHQNLSFRESTGCVLLFAAVVLAQLPLGRLMRSKA, from the coding sequence ATGACGAACCAGACGAAAAATTCAATGCTGCTGATGCTGTGCGCCCTGATCTGGGGCACAGCCTTTGTGGCACAGAGCGCCGGCTCCGGCATGGGCGCGTTCTCCTTTCTGGCGGGGCGCAGCTGGATGGCGGTTCTGGTGCTGATCCCAACGGTCAAAGCGTTTGACGCTTTGCACCACCGGCAGGGCAGGCCGGACGGCAAGCCTAAGACGACGGCAGAGCGCAAGCTGCTGCTGAAAGCCGGGCTTGTGTGCGGCACGCTGCTGTTTTTGGCCAGCGCGGCGCAGCAGCTGGGCATCACGCTGGACCCCTCCACCGCAAAGGCGGGCTTTCTGACCGCTATGTATGTGGTGCTGGTGCCGGTGTTCGGCCTGTTTCTGGGGCGCAAGGGCAGCGCACAGCTGTGGGTGAGCATGGCCATTGCCGTGGTGGGGCTGTACCTGCTGTGCATGAAGGACGGCTTTGGCAGCATCCAGAGCAGCGACTGGCTGCTGCTTTTGTGCGCGGTGCTGTTCAGCTTCCAGATCATGGCGGTGGATCATTTCTCCCCGCAGATGGACGGTGTGCGCCTGAGCCTTGTGGAGTTTTTTGTGGTGTCGGTGGAAAGCACCGTGGCGGCGTTTTTGTTCGAGCAGCCTGCCATGGCAGAGTTCGTCGCCTTTGCCGGGCCCATCCTGTACTGCGGCGTGATGTCCAGCGGCGTGGCCTACACCCTGCAGATTCTGGGGCAGCGGGACCTGAACCCCGCCGTGGCAAGCCTGATCATGTGTCTGGAAAGCGTGTTCAGCGCTTTGGGCGGCTGGCTGCTGCTGCACCAGAACCTTTCCTTCCGGGAATCTACCGGCTGCGTGCTGCTGTTTGCCGCCGTGGTGCTGGCGCAGCTGCCCCTTGGCCGCCTGATGCGGAGCAAGGCCTGA
- a CDS encoding M48 family metallopeptidase, producing the protein MPAKPCAQLRSVEGIQYELVRKKVKQLHLRVRSNGTVMVSIPLTASLEQADRFVLQNAQWIRDTRVKNITKLNKDNADLPDKATALAHFTAMSDKVYPAFAGVLGGQKPILKVRSMTSCWGVCCPGKRQITFALQLYNQPPAAQIYVVVHEYCHFLQLNHSPAFWAEVEKLLPDWKARRELLKR; encoded by the coding sequence ATGCCGGCAAAGCCGTGCGCCCAGCTGCGCAGCGTGGAGGGCATCCAGTACGAGCTGGTGCGCAAAAAGGTAAAGCAGCTGCATCTGCGGGTGCGCAGCAACGGCACCGTGATGGTAAGCATCCCCCTGACGGCCAGTCTGGAGCAGGCTGACCGTTTTGTGCTGCAAAACGCCCAGTGGATCCGGGATACCCGGGTGAAGAACATCACGAAGCTCAACAAGGATAACGCCGACCTGCCGGATAAAGCCACGGCGCTGGCGCACTTTACCGCCATGAGTGATAAGGTCTACCCGGCCTTTGCCGGGGTGCTGGGCGGGCAGAAGCCCATCCTGAAAGTGCGCAGCATGACCAGCTGCTGGGGCGTGTGCTGCCCGGGCAAGCGGCAGATCACCTTTGCCTTGCAGCTGTATAACCAGCCCCCTGCGGCGCAGATCTATGTGGTAGTACACGAGTACTGCCACTTTTTGCAGTTGAATCACAGCCCAGCCTTCTGGGCAGAGGTGGAAAAGCTGCTGCCGGACTGGAAGGCCCGGCGGGAGCTGCTGAAAAGATAA
- a CDS encoding lipopolysaccharide biosynthesis protein, translating to MENEKKTGDKYSKLAGNTLIFAISSFSSKLLTLIVQPFLTYAMAEISDLGLSKILSQYANLLIPFVSMGMSNAIIRFGLDKGNSEKQVFTNGLLTILGGFGILVLCWPITQFLPDMAQYGLLIYLYVLMSCLRTLCTQFVRSRQWNKLVAVDGVLCTVATMAFYVLYLVGFKWGANGYLLAIISGDLTSVLFLLFTGRLWNYVELKGVNKKLWRQMLNFSLPMIPAQISFWIINASDLFFVREMCEGLDGRTGNAWSGLLSTGYFLPTILTTLGLIFYDAWQLSAVTEEEGRARFFTQIFRTYSSVLFCCAAGIIWLCRPVMHVMKSNYYYAWHFVPFLVLASTCSCFNQFMNSVYVVTKKSQRSMVTMMAGAISNCIMNYFFIKLWGPVGATYASFLGLALVFTLRAVDARRMIGMHVHPARVLANAAVLVFEAFVLLAEPPLYGLWTGLITLAVILYNFAGVWAMARVLLPRLLGRRGKALVAAVDGWLKPKKA from the coding sequence TTGGAAAACGAAAAAAAGACCGGCGATAAATATTCCAAACTGGCCGGCAATACCCTGATCTTTGCAATCTCCAGCTTTTCATCCAAGCTGCTCACCCTGATCGTACAGCCCTTTCTGACCTACGCCATGGCGGAGATCTCGGATCTGGGTCTGTCCAAGATCCTGAGCCAGTATGCCAATCTGCTCATCCCCTTTGTGTCCATGGGCATGTCCAACGCCATCATCCGCTTTGGTCTGGACAAGGGCAACAGCGAAAAACAGGTGTTCACCAACGGTCTGCTGACCATTCTGGGCGGCTTTGGCATTCTGGTGCTGTGCTGGCCCATTACCCAGTTTTTGCCGGATATGGCGCAGTACGGCCTGCTGATCTACCTTTATGTGCTCATGAGCTGCCTGCGCACCCTGTGCACCCAGTTCGTGCGCAGCCGCCAGTGGAATAAGCTTGTGGCAGTGGACGGCGTGCTGTGCACCGTGGCGACCATGGCGTTCTATGTGCTGTATCTGGTGGGCTTCAAGTGGGGCGCCAACGGCTACCTGCTGGCCATTATCAGCGGTGACCTGACCAGCGTGCTGTTTTTGCTGTTCACCGGCAGGCTGTGGAACTATGTGGAGCTGAAGGGCGTCAACAAAAAGCTGTGGCGGCAGATGCTCAACTTCTCGCTGCCCATGATCCCGGCGCAGATCAGCTTCTGGATCATCAACGCCTCCGACCTGTTCTTTGTGCGCGAAATGTGCGAAGGGCTGGACGGGCGCACCGGCAACGCATGGAGCGGCCTGCTTTCCACCGGCTACTTCCTGCCCACCATCCTGACCACGCTGGGTCTGATCTTCTACGATGCGTGGCAGCTTTCCGCCGTCACCGAGGAGGAAGGGCGTGCGCGGTTCTTTACCCAGATCTTCCGCACCTATTCCAGCGTGCTGTTCTGCTGCGCAGCGGGCATTATCTGGCTGTGCCGCCCGGTGATGCACGTCATGAAGTCCAACTATTATTACGCATGGCATTTTGTGCCCTTCCTTGTGCTGGCTTCCACCTGCAGCTGCTTTAACCAGTTTATGAACAGCGTCTATGTGGTGACCAAAAAGTCGCAGCGCAGCATGGTCACCATGATGGCGGGTGCTATCAGCAACTGCATCATGAACTACTTCTTCATCAAGCTGTGGGGGCCTGTGGGCGCGACCTATGCGTCCTTCCTTGGCCTTGCGCTGGTGTTCACCCTGCGCGCGGTGGACGCCCGCCGCATGATCGGGATGCACGTCCACCCTGCGCGGGTGCTGGCAAACGCCGCCGTGCTGGTGTTTGAAGCCTTTGTGCTGCTGGCAGAGCCGCCGCTGTACGGACTGTGGACGGGACTGATCACGCTGGCGGTCATCCTGTACAACTTTGCGGGCGTATGGGCGATGGCGCGGGTGCTGCTGCCCCGCCTGCTGGGACGCCGGGGCAAGGCGCTGGTAGCCGCCGTGGACGGCTGGCTGAAGCCGAAAAAGGCGTAA
- a CDS encoding DUF1538 domain-containing protein: protein MDIILRRSLPKLREKLLEALQAVLPIVAIVLVLCFSVAPVSPSILLCFLLGAAMIVVGIMFFTLGAEMSMTPMGERVGAVITRSRKLPLILVLGFLLGFLITISEPDLQVLADQVPSIPSGTLILSVAAGVGLFLVFAFLRMLIGIALPKLLVLFYGLIFLLAAFVPKEFLAVAFDSGGVTTGPMTVPFIMALGVGVSAIRSDRHAADDSFGLVAMCSIGPILAVLTLGIAFRAADSTYIPPILPEVADSVELWQLFREGLPTYLAEIARSLLPIVLMFGAFQLIALRLDRRTLGRIGVGLAYTYIGLVLFLTGANVGFMPAGNYLGQVLAGSGMRWAIIPIGMLIGYFIVKAEPAVYVLNKQVEEVTDGAISAQAMGLALSAGVSISVGLAMVRVLTGISILWFLVPGYVFAISISFVVPKLFTAIAFDAGGVASGPMTATFLLPLAQGACVAVGGNIVTDAFGVVAMVAMTPLITVQMMGLVAQLRTRKARTAQPAAVLATVFAELPDDAIIEL from the coding sequence GTGGACATCATTCTCAGACGATCGCTCCCCAAGCTGCGGGAAAAGCTTTTGGAGGCGCTGCAGGCGGTGCTGCCCATTGTGGCCATTGTGCTGGTGCTCTGCTTCTCGGTAGCACCGGTATCGCCCAGCATCCTGCTGTGCTTTTTGCTGGGCGCTGCCATGATCGTGGTGGGCATCATGTTCTTTACTCTGGGTGCAGAGATGAGCATGACCCCCATGGGCGAGCGGGTGGGTGCAGTCATCACCCGCAGCCGCAAGCTGCCCCTCATCCTCGTGCTCGGCTTTTTGCTGGGCTTCCTTATCACCATCTCGGAGCCGGACTTGCAGGTGCTGGCAGATCAGGTGCCCTCTATTCCAAGCGGCACCCTGATCCTTTCGGTGGCGGCGGGCGTGGGCCTGTTTCTGGTCTTTGCCTTCCTGCGTATGCTTATCGGCATTGCGCTGCCAAAGCTGCTGGTGCTGTTCTATGGGCTTATCTTTCTGCTGGCGGCCTTTGTGCCCAAGGAGTTCCTTGCCGTGGCGTTTGACTCCGGCGGCGTGACCACCGGCCCCATGACCGTGCCCTTTATCATGGCGCTGGGCGTGGGCGTTTCTGCTATCCGAAGCGACCGCCACGCGGCGGACGACAGCTTTGGTCTGGTGGCGATGTGTTCCATCGGCCCCATTCTGGCGGTGCTGACGCTGGGCATCGCGTTCCGCGCAGCGGACAGCACCTACATCCCGCCCATTCTGCCGGAGGTGGCAGACTCGGTGGAGCTGTGGCAGTTGTTCCGGGAGGGTCTGCCCACCTATCTGGCAGAGATCGCCCGCTCGCTGCTGCCCATCGTGCTGATGTTTGGAGCATTTCAGCTCATCGCCCTGCGGCTGGACCGCCGCACGCTGGGGCGCATCGGCGTGGGTCTTGCGTATACCTATATCGGCCTTGTGCTCTTTCTGACCGGCGCAAACGTGGGCTTTATGCCCGCCGGTAACTATCTGGGTCAGGTGCTGGCAGGCAGCGGGATGCGCTGGGCAATCATTCCCATCGGGATGCTCATCGGCTACTTCATCGTAAAGGCCGAGCCTGCGGTCTATGTGCTGAACAAGCAGGTGGAAGAGGTGACCGATGGTGCCATCTCGGCGCAGGCCATGGGTCTGGCGCTTTCCGCCGGTGTATCCATTTCGGTGGGTCTTGCCATGGTGCGGGTGCTGACCGGCATCTCCATCCTGTGGTTCCTTGTGCCGGGCTATGTGTTCGCCATCAGCATCTCCTTTGTGGTGCCCAAGCTGTTCACCGCCATCGCGTTTGACGCGGGCGGTGTGGCCTCCGGCCCCATGACCGCAACCTTTCTGCTGCCGCTGGCGCAGGGTGCCTGCGTGGCGGTGGGCGGCAATATCGTCACCGATGCCTTCGGTGTGGTGGCTATGGTCGCCATGACCCCGCTGATCACCGTGCAGATGATGGGTCTGGTGGCGCAGCTGCGCACCCGCAAGGCACGCACGGCGCAGCCCGCTGCGGTGCTTGCCACCGTGTTTGCAGAACTGCCGGATGACGCCATTATTGAGCTGTAA
- a CDS encoding P-II family nitrogen regulator produces the protein MITITDRRSTDGFLQLYKSHGVTVSMRTVGSGTAVQETLSTLGLEKTEKAVLLAVVTAESWQKIQKDLRRKMQIDVPGTGIAFIVPLSSIGGKRALMFLTEHQPLTWKEESTLKDTRYELLLVVANQGYTGSIMDAARTAGAGGGTVIHAKGTGMEGAAAFLGVELVNEKELVLIVSRTSQKNTIMKAIMEGANPKAGAIVFSLPVTDTAGLRLMEEDEAQPEAAL, from the coding sequence ATGATCACCATCACCGACCGCCGCTCTACCGACGGCTTTTTGCAGCTGTACAAAAGCCACGGCGTAACGGTGAGTATGCGCACCGTGGGCTCCGGCACGGCGGTGCAGGAGACCCTTTCCACCCTTGGGCTGGAAAAGACCGAAAAGGCGGTGCTGCTGGCTGTGGTAACGGCAGAAAGCTGGCAGAAGATCCAGAAGGATCTGCGCCGCAAAATGCAGATCGATGTGCCGGGCACCGGCATTGCGTTCATTGTGCCGCTGAGCAGCATCGGCGGCAAACGGGCGCTGATGTTCCTTACCGAGCACCAGCCCCTTACATGGAAGGAGGAGAGCACCTTGAAGGATACCCGCTATGAACTGCTGCTGGTGGTGGCAAATCAGGGCTACACCGGCTCCATTATGGACGCTGCCCGCACCGCCGGTGCAGGCGGCGGCACGGTGATCCACGCAAAGGGCACCGGCATGGAGGGGGCAGCCGCCTTTCTGGGCGTGGAGCTGGTGAACGAAAAGGAGCTGGTGCTCATTGTCAGCCGCACCAGCCAGAAAAACACCATCATGAAAGCCATCATGGAGGGTGCAAACCCCAAGGCGGGTGCCATCGTGTTCTCGCTGCCGGTGACCGATACCGCCGGTCTGCGACTGATGGAGGAGGACGAAGCTCAGCCGGAAGCCGCCCTGTGA
- a CDS encoding YitT family protein, with protein MTQLTHKQQQLFNALSIVVGNAMYALTVVLFLMPSGLITGGATGIALAFNKVTGLPVSAVLFVVNVAMLLLGWWVLGRRFALNTMASTVLSPFFMALWEHLLGKLVLTDDLVLNTVFAGFGIGISLGITIRAGASTGGMDIPPLVLNKWFHLPVSSTMMVFDFIILAAQAAFSPVRQSLYGVVMAIIYTVVLDKVLMLGTTRTEVKIISAKSDEICAAIFAQLDRGVTILHGEGGYLREPESVLLSVVSNRQLPRLEKLAHAIDPTCFMIVSHVTEVSGRGFSLEKDYQAEQ; from the coding sequence ATGACGCAATTAACACACAAGCAACAGCAGCTCTTCAACGCACTGTCCATCGTGGTGGGCAACGCGATGTATGCGCTGACTGTGGTATTATTTCTGATGCCCTCCGGCCTCATTACCGGCGGTGCCACCGGTATCGCACTGGCCTTCAACAAGGTCACCGGCCTGCCGGTGTCCGCGGTGCTGTTCGTGGTCAACGTGGCCATGCTGCTGCTGGGCTGGTGGGTGCTGGGACGCCGCTTTGCCTTGAACACCATGGCAAGCACGGTGCTCAGTCCCTTTTTTATGGCGCTGTGGGAGCACTTATTGGGCAAGCTTGTACTGACCGATGATCTGGTGCTGAACACCGTATTCGCGGGCTTTGGCATCGGCATCTCGCTGGGCATCACCATCCGCGCCGGTGCCTCCACCGGCGGCATGGACATTCCCCCGCTGGTGCTGAATAAGTGGTTCCACCTGCCGGTGTCCAGCACCATGATGGTTTTCGACTTTATCATTCTGGCTGCGCAGGCGGCCTTCAGCCCGGTGCGGCAGTCCCTGTACGGCGTGGTGATGGCGATCATCTACACGGTCGTGCTGGACAAGGTGCTCATGTTGGGCACCACCCGTACCGAGGTAAAGATCATCAGCGCCAAGTCCGACGAGATCTGCGCGGCTATTTTTGCGCAGCTGGACCGCGGCGTGACCATCCTGCACGGCGAGGGCGGCTACCTGCGGGAGCCGGAGTCGGTGCTGCTGAGCGTGGTCTCCAACCGGCAGCTGCCAAGACTGGAAAAGCTGGCGCACGCCATCGACCCCACCTGTTTTATGATCGTGAGCCACGTTACCGAGGTGAGCGGGCGCGGCTTCTCGCTGGAAAAGGACTATCAGGCGGAGCAGTGA
- a CDS encoding DUF1858 domain-containing protein produces the protein MFDIFNMLKKEQHTAPKQVTRDTIIGDILDMDQTTAPYFMEIGMHCLGCPASRGETIEEACEVHGVNCDELLEKLNTHLAAKKA, from the coding sequence ATGTTTGATATTTTCAATATGCTCAAGAAGGAGCAGCACACCGCACCCAAGCAGGTGACCCGCGATACCATCATCGGCGACATTCTGGATATGGACCAGACCACCGCACCCTACTTTATGGAGATCGGGATGCACTGTCTGGGCTGCCCGGCTTCTCGTGGCGAGACCATCGAGGAGGCCTGCGAGGTGCACGGCGTGAACTGCGACGAGCTGCTGGAGAAGCTGAACACCCATCTGGCAGCCAAGAAGGCCTGA
- a CDS encoding class I SAM-dependent methyltransferase — protein MLPTLDARLTAAAELVRPGQPVADIGCDHGKLTAVLAASGKYPKVIGADLRPGPLAKAKQTLENAGCLDRAELRLGDGLSVLSAGEVGSIVLAGVSAQTTWEIIEKAPWVSAVGGPRLVMVPATRHSELRRWLWQHGFALVADRPVQAAGRWYAVMAAEYTGKVTEPTFTQCLLGDTARWPEGAGYAAWQRAKLPRMRLGVPDGSPLAAEMDAILKEGN, from the coding sequence GTGCTGCCCACACTGGATGCGCGTCTGACCGCAGCGGCAGAGCTGGTGCGCCCGGGGCAGCCGGTGGCGGACATCGGCTGCGACCACGGCAAGCTGACGGCGGTGCTGGCGGCTTCGGGTAAGTACCCGAAGGTCATCGGGGCAGACCTGCGCCCCGGCCCGCTGGCCAAGGCAAAGCAGACGCTGGAAAATGCAGGTTGTCTGGACCGCGCTGAGCTTCGGCTCGGCGACGGTCTTTCTGTGTTGTCTGCCGGGGAGGTGGGCAGCATTGTGCTGGCGGGTGTGTCGGCACAGACCACATGGGAGATCATCGAAAAAGCGCCGTGGGTGTCCGCTGTGGGCGGGCCGCGCCTTGTCATGGTGCCCGCCACCCGGCACAGCGAGCTGCGCCGCTGGCTGTGGCAGCACGGCTTTGCCCTTGTGGCAGACCGCCCGGTGCAGGCCGCAGGCCGCTGGTATGCGGTGATGGCGGCAGAGTACACCGGCAAGGTGACCGAGCCCACCTTTACCCAGTGTCTGCTGGGAGATACCGCCCGCTGGCCGGAGGGCGCGGGCTACGCCGCATGGCAGCGGGCGAAGCTGCCCCGGATGCGGCTGGGCGTGCCGGACGGCAGCCCGCTTGCTGCAGAGATGGATGCCATTCTGAAAGAGGGAAACTGA
- a CDS encoding Nif3-like dinuclear metal center hexameric protein, which yields MTTVQQVYEVMQRLAPPELAEHWDNPGLLVDCGGNVRRVLVTLDITPEVVAEAAAKQCTVIVAHHPVIFDPLKRLCPADVPYQLVQAGISAICMHTNLDAAEGGVNDVLADLFGIRQRTAFADGCGRVGDIDPITVPELAALAQHKLAALCNAPDTGAAVQVKFADTGKPVRRLAVISGAGGSLFAEAIAEGADCLLTGEANHHHALDAKRLGLSLIAAGHYATEFPVTAAVASALRAALPELEVLVSTDNRDPYTYL from the coding sequence ATGACCACGGTACAGCAGGTATACGAAGTAATGCAGCGGCTTGCCCCGCCGGAACTGGCAGAGCACTGGGATAACCCCGGCCTGCTGGTGGACTGCGGCGGCAATGTGCGCCGGGTGCTGGTGACGCTGGATATCACCCCGGAAGTGGTGGCAGAAGCTGCGGCAAAGCAGTGCACGGTCATCGTGGCGCATCACCCGGTCATCTTTGACCCGCTCAAGCGGCTGTGCCCTGCCGATGTGCCCTATCAGCTGGTGCAGGCGGGCATTTCCGCCATTTGTATGCACACCAATCTGGATGCCGCCGAGGGCGGGGTGAACGATGTGCTGGCCGACCTTTTCGGCATCCGGCAGCGCACCGCCTTTGCAGATGGCTGCGGCCGGGTGGGGGACATCGACCCCATCACCGTACCAGAACTGGCCGCGCTGGCACAGCACAAGCTGGCGGCGCTGTGCAACGCGCCGGATACCGGCGCAGCGGTGCAGGTGAAGTTTGCCGACACCGGAAAGCCGGTGCGCCGGTTGGCGGTCATCAGCGGCGCGGGCGGCAGTCTGTTTGCCGAAGCCATCGCCGAGGGTGCGGACTGTCTGCTGACCGGCGAAGCCAACCACCACCATGCACTGGACGCCAAGCGGCTGGGGCTTTCCCTGATCGCGGCGGGACACTACGCCACCGAATTCCCTGTGACCGCCGCCGTGGCATCTGCCCTGCGCGCCGCCCTGCCGGAGCTGGAGGTGCTGGTAAGCACCGACAACCGCGACCCGTATACTTATTTATAA
- a CDS encoding Rqc2 family fibronectin-binding protein: MALDAATLALTAAELKATLTDAKIAKIFEPTRDELVITLRTRTDTYALLLSARSGSARVCLTEETFENPETPPSFCMLMRKHLTGGRLLDVHMEPGDRIVYFDFQCTNEMGDLVRNTLCAELMGRYSNLVLVQSGKIIDALKRVDFEDSDVRQLLPGLPYTTPPKPARPDFLLVSSASIVAAACQRELPVADALNKTVAGVGPVVCREAAWRAFDGEHLPANELTDAQKRSLMAAIDELKELHAQGGCPCSVTAPDGKPVEYTFFRPQQYGEQYTVREWPSFNAMLEGYYAEKDRAERLRTKSKELHKAVHNMYDRALRKQAARQEELAASGKSEKLRLYGELLSANLYLAQKGMKSLTVPNWYDEGKEVTIPLDLRFSPSQNAQNFFKNYKKKQTAARMLVDLLAEGEKEIAYLETVLYEVESASGEAALNEIRMELKNQGYLKYYKQRDKKQKPADFLRYTSSDGFEILVGRNNAQNDKLTLHTARGKDLWFHVQKAPGSHVVVMSRGEDIPDTTKQEAAELAVIHSSAYKAGTGAKVAVDTTEVKNIWKANGAKPGMVLYEVYTTVYITPREGLEEQLKKK; the protein is encoded by the coding sequence ATGGCACTGGATGCTGCGACACTGGCGCTGACGGCAGCGGAGCTGAAAGCCACCCTGACCGATGCCAAGATCGCAAAAATTTTTGAACCGACCCGGGATGAGCTGGTCATCACCCTGCGCACCCGCACCGATACCTATGCGCTGCTGCTGTCTGCCCGCAGCGGCTCTGCCCGGGTGTGCCTGACCGAGGAGACCTTTGAAAACCCCGAGACGCCGCCCTCCTTCTGTATGCTCATGCGCAAGCACCTGACCGGCGGCAGACTGCTGGATGTGCACATGGAGCCGGGCGACCGCATCGTCTACTTTGATTTTCAGTGCACCAACGAGATGGGCGACCTTGTGCGCAATACCCTGTGTGCTGAGCTGATGGGACGCTACTCCAACCTTGTGCTGGTGCAGAGCGGCAAAATTATCGACGCCCTCAAGCGGGTGGATTTTGAGGACAGCGATGTCCGACAGCTGCTGCCGGGCTTGCCCTATACCACGCCCCCCAAGCCCGCACGGCCGGATTTTCTGCTGGTGAGCAGCGCATCCATCGTGGCAGCGGCCTGTCAGCGGGAGCTGCCGGTGGCGGATGCCCTGAACAAGACGGTGGCCGGCGTTGGGCCGGTGGTCTGCCGCGAGGCGGCATGGCGCGCCTTTGACGGCGAGCATCTGCCCGCCAATGAGCTGACCGATGCCCAGAAGCGCAGCCTGATGGCTGCTATTGACGAGCTGAAGGAGCTGCACGCGCAGGGCGGCTGTCCGTGCAGCGTCACTGCGCCGGACGGCAAGCCGGTGGAGTATACCTTCTTCCGTCCGCAGCAGTACGGCGAGCAGTACACCGTCCGGGAGTGGCCGTCCTTCAACGCGATGCTGGAGGGCTACTACGCCGAGAAGGACCGCGCCGAGCGTCTGCGCACCAAGAGCAAGGAGCTGCACAAGGCGGTACACAATATGTACGACCGCGCCCTGCGCAAGCAGGCTGCCCGGCAGGAGGAACTTGCCGCCAGCGGCAAAAGCGAAAAGCTGCGCCTGTACGGCGAGCTGCTGTCTGCCAACCTCTATCTGGCGCAAAAGGGCATGAAGAGTCTGACCGTGCCCAACTGGTACGACGAGGGCAAAGAGGTGACCATCCCGCTGGACCTGCGGTTCAGCCCCAGCCAGAACGCCCAGAACTTCTTCAAGAACTACAAAAAGAAGCAGACCGCCGCCCGGATGCTGGTAGACCTGCTGGCAGAGGGCGAAAAAGAGATCGCCTATCTGGAAACGGTGCTCTACGAAGTGGAAAGCGCCTCCGGCGAGGCTGCGCTGAACGAGATCCGCATGGAGCTGAAAAATCAGGGCTACCTGAAATACTACAAGCAGCGGGACAAAAAGCAGAAGCCTGCGGACTTTCTGCGCTATACCTCCAGTGATGGCTTTGAGATCCTGGTAGGCCGCAACAACGCCCAGAACGACAAGCTCACCCTGCACACCGCCCGGGGCAAGGACCTGTGGTTCCATGTACAGAAAGCACCCGGCAGCCATGTTGTGGTCATGAGCCGGGGTGAGGACATTCCGGACACCACCAAGCAGGAAGCTGCGGAGCTGGCGGTCATCCATTCCAGCGCCTACAAGGCAGGCACCGGTGCCAAGGTGGCAGTGGACACCACCGAGGTGAAGAACATCTGGAAAGCCAACGGCGCCAAGCCCGGCATGGTGCTGTACGAGGTGTACACCACCGTCTACATCACCCCGCGCGAGGGGTTGGAAGAGCAGCTGAAGAAGAAATGA